The Mytilus galloprovincialis chromosome 7, xbMytGall1.hap1.1, whole genome shotgun sequence genome has a window encoding:
- the LOC143082903 gene encoding uncharacterized protein LOC143082903, translated as MDGVYQKNDSKNTNHFKMDGVYQKNDLKNTNHPPLCYSPKMKKKPERGLKALASGSLAITRFHTILDKTEKRLELEIQRENRAPPQTLFGKARRKGEHVLHSKQVLFCIIILNVIDCILVLGELILDMYYVKGLLESSESVTNNFIIDMKAIHPMELAVVEIPDVKPLYSKLLHAHIDWSHSETNKLPSAGFNCSPELTTISHQGTSLHEASTPHTIGKRSANVHTDTQINGTDNEHGNSTKEDHHDEHEGDHAHSFEEELAHAFHKASISILAILAAETICKILAYGTRFFERKLEVFDCVIVFGSLFVDVYFLKGISAYKIQEFVIILAFLVPWRVIRVVNSLVVAVIDHEHFRLKLLYKQKKEVSHDLKKTKSEVKNLQQSLDIVRKLANEAGVTEQKISQHLAFINQNLGKSKKKGIGFGHSFPLFHHHHGQHSPKSSHSTPDIKLHLDANRNGILKEEDGVIEHGNMVSNGHISLNTISSEVNAGYVSERDDGVSSHDSDVVINVPNGDATHHL; from the exons ACCCACCTCTGTGCTATTCGCCGAAGATGAAGAAAAAACCTGAGAGAGGTCTCAAG GCTTTGGCTTCTGGTTCTTTAGCTATAACCAGATTCCATACTATATTGGATAAAACAGAGAAGAGGTTGGAGTTAGAAATACAAAGAGAAAATAGAGCTCCACCTCAGACGTTATTTGGAAA AGCACGAAGAAAGGGGGAACATGTTTTACATAGTAAACAAGTACTATTCTGTATAATTATTCTGAACGTCATCGACTGTATCCTTGTATTGGGAGAACTTATTCTGGACATGTATTATGTTAAAG GACTTCTTGAATCATCAGAATCTGTAACAAACAACTTCATCATTGATATGAAAGCCATCCATCCGATGGAATTAGCAGTTGTCGAAATACCGGATGTAAAACCACTGTATTCTAAACTTTTACACGCACATATAGATTGGAGCCATTCTGAAACCAACAAACTACCATCAGCAGGTTTTAACTGTAGTCCTGAATTGACAACGATTTCACATCAAGGAACCAGTCTTCATGAAGCATCCACTCCTCATACGATAGGAAAACGATCTGCCAATGTCCATACTGATACCCAAATCAATGGAACAGATAATGAACACGGAAACAGTACAAAGGAGGATCATCACGATGAACATGAAGGCGATCATGCGCATAGTTTTGAAGAGGAATTAGCGCATGCGTTTCATAAAGCCAGTATTAGTATTTTAGCAATTTTAGCTGCTGAG ACAATCTGTAAGATATTAGCATATGGAACGAggttttttgaaagaaaattagAG GTTTTTGACTGTGTAATAGTCTTTGGGTCTTTGTTTGTTGACGTATATTTCTTGAAAGGTATAAGCGCCTATAAAATACAAGAGTTTGTTATCATCTTAGCATTCCTGGTGCCATGGCGGGTCATTCGAGTAGTAAATA GTTTGGTTGTTGCTGTAATTGATCACGAACACTTCCGGTTGAAACTGCTTTACAAACAGAAAAAGGAAGTGTCACATGACCTAAAGAAAACAAAGAGCGAAGTGAAAAATTTACAG caatCTTTGGATATTGTAAGAAAACTAGCTAACGAAGCTGGTGTCACCGAACAGAAAATATCTCAACATTTAG cttTCATCAATCAGAACCTTGGAAAATCGAAAAAGAAAGGTATAGGCTTTGGTCATAGTTTTCCCTTATTTCACCATCACCATGGCCAACACTCTCCAAAATCTTCACATTCAACCCCTGACATAAAATTACATCTGGATGCAAACAGAAATGGAATTCTGAAAGAGGAAGACGGAGTTATCGAACATGGAAACATGGTATCCAATGGACATATATCTCTTAATACAATAAGTAGTGAAGTTAACGCAGGATATGTGTCAGAAAGAGATGATGGTGTCTCTTCACACGACAGTGATGTTGTTATAAATGTTCCCAATGGAGATGCCACTCaccatttataa